The Oncorhynchus gorbuscha isolate QuinsamMale2020 ecotype Even-year linkage group LG06, OgorEven_v1.0, whole genome shotgun sequence sequence CATATATTTCACTGTTTGTCTTCCAATGTAAGGACTTTGTCATAGCTGAGATGTTTGATAAATCACATTGAACTggacattttatatatatatatatatctactgaGGGCATTAGCGTGTCACTTTTCTGCTAGAATGCAGTGCTTGTTTCAGTGTTTTTGTTCGGACTGCAGATGTACATTTTAAAGGATATTTCAAGCATTTGTCTGTTGTTTATGCTGACAGGTGGAGTAAGAATGTTGGCAGTCTACAGATGGGAGTCTACAAAGATCCTGTTGTGTAGTGTTGGTGTATCCAAACTTAACCAAACCCTACACAACTGTCTATCTCTTTAGATCTGAAAAGCGGGACCCCTTAACATGTGACAGGATATGACATTATAGCTAACCCCAGCACACTGATGTAATATGGAGTAAGACCTATTTTATATAGTAGTGCCTTAAACCTGATACATTGGCATCTGGGGATGCTGTGAAATTGACCATAAGAAAAGCCGATTACCCAGTAATAGAATATATAGTGGTATTTCGATATTTTCTTACACCGATGCAGTGTATTACATTGCCTGTGATGTCACCTGATAAGTTATCCCAGCTAAACAAAGTGAAGCACTTTGCTCTGCTCTACGAAGGTTGGCTTTGCACTTGTAAAACTGTGTGTAGTCAGTATTGTCCTATATGTTTCTGCATGTTGATAAATTGATCTGCCtatcttgtctgtctgtgtgagatcTTTGTGCTTATGAATTATAGATCTGCAGACACTTACAAACCACAACCATGTCCACGAGCACCCTCATGGTTGACTGTCAAACGTTCATGTGGATTTATTCTATTCATATTCTTCTGAGATACGGCTGCTTCTTGACGTGTTCCTATACCATCCCAATAAATATATCTTCTGTGGAGAAAGTGGCTGCTTCTTGACGTGTTCCTATACCATCCCAATAAATATCTCTTCTGTGGAGAAAGTGGCTGGTTCTTTAACGCTTGATAGTGAGCATGTTGACTCTCTCTTTAGATGCTCTATTGGGAATGGAAACACAAACATGTTAGTGAGTGTTTAATCCAAGGCCTACTCTCCAATCCTCGTAGGCaggatgtgttgtatttagtacCATAGATGGAGGTAGTCTTGGTGGTAGCACAATGTGCCAAATAAACAACGGCCCTTAATCACTTCAGATGGGATTGGCACCTAGACATTGAGATCGGCTTGAGAACAATGGTAAACACACTTCGTAGGGTATCTCAGTCAGCAGAATCGGCACCAGGAGAATGTTCAAGGCTGTCCAAAATCACCCTTTATGGGTCAATGGCTGTGAATACAGGAGTGGTTTGTATTTGACTATGATAATAAATGTTGGAACCTTAAAGACCGTTCCACTGCTTAATGTCATTCTTCCCCTCTTATCAGGGACTCATTTAGGCTTAAGACACCAGGTGGCAGCCATTTAATGAGAGAACCAACAGTAGTCCGGACCTTGTAGGGTAAGATTTCAATACCCCTGATCTAGGAGATCATCTCAAACAGGGTGATAAACATTTATTAACTCACTAAatcatctgtgtgtgttgaggtacctgaGGCGTCCACAAGAGCGCACCACTGCTTCCGGTCTGCAGCCTTCTTGGTGAGGATTCCCCAGGTCGGGTCACAGTCCTTCTTGGTGAGGATTCCCCAGGTCGGGTCACAGTCCTTCTTGGTGAGGATTCCCCAGGTCGGGTCACAGTCCTTCTTGGTGAGGATTCCCCAGGTCGGGTCACAGTCCTTCTTGGTGAGGATTCCCCAGGTCGGGTCACAGTCCTTCTTGGTGAGGATTCTCCAGGTCGGGTCACAGTCCTTCTTGGTGAGGATTCCCCAGGTCGGGTCACAGTCCTTCTTGGTGAGGATTCCACAGGTCGGGTCACAGTCCTTCTTGGTGAGGATTCCCCAGGTCGGGTCACAGTCCTTCTTGGTGAGGATTCTCCAGGTCGGGTCACAGTCCTTCTTGGTGAGGATTCCCCAGGTCGGGTCACAGTCCTTCTTGGTGAGGATTCCCCAGGTCGGGTCACAGTTCTTCTTGGTGAGGATTCCCCAGGTCGGGTCACAGTTCTTCTTGGTGAGGATTCCCCAGGTCGGGTCACAGTCCTTCTTGGTGAGGGTTCCCCAGGTCGGGTCACAGTCCTTCTTGGTGAGGGTTCCCCAGGTCGGGTCACAGTCCTTTATGTGTATGTGAATAACACATGTCGGAGAGTTAGGTAAAATGCAAGTATAATCATTTACTCAGGTATTACATGTTGCAGGTCCCAACATCCTAATCAGACACTCATAATGCACATGTTTATATATCCTAGATAGGTGCCCCACTAGCACCATCTCTGTTTCCCATTATCTTAACGTCCTCCTTTTCGTATAGAATTAGCTCGAGCACTTCATACCATTTTAATACCACAGTGAAAATACCTATTTACATAAATCATTTTTTTATaggataaaaaaaaatcattGTCCTACTCTTAAGGGACATAATCCCCGTACCGCTGGCGAGGTCTTATGTTAGCCTTTGCCCTAGTGTGTCGCACTGGTAGCATATTAGGCACCTCTGGTGTCCTCAGGTCATCTCCTGGCACCTCTGGAATGTTGGGCACCTCTGGtatcctcatgtcctctcctgGCACCTCTGGTAGCCTCAGGTCCTCTCCTGCCACCTCTGGGATGTTGGGCACATCTGGTATCCTCAGGTCCCCACCTGCCACCTCTGGGATGTTGGGCACCTCTGGTATCCTCAGGTCCTCTCCTGCCACCTCTGGGATGTTGGGCACCTCTGGTATCCTCAGGTCCTCTCCTGCCACCTCTGGGATGTTGGGCACCTCTGGTATTCTCAGGTCCTCTCCTGCCACCTCTGGGATGTTGGGCATCTCTGGTATCCTCAGGTCCTCTCCTGGCACTCCTGGGATGTTGGGCACCTCTGGTATCCTCAGGTCCTCTCCTGGCACTCCTGGGATGTTGGGCACCTCTGGTATCCTCAGGTCCTCTCCTGGCACTCCTGGGATGTTGGGCACCTCTGGGagcctctccttcctcttccacaGCCTCCTGAAATTGTGAAGGCATGGTTGGCAGAGATCTTCCCCGTCTCCTCACTATGTGCCCTGCCCACACCATCTAGAAGATATTCACAGTGGCCTTCCCATGTGGCCCTCCTATGCCCTATGCTCTCCTTAACTGGGCGCATTTCTCTATGCCAAAATGGCTTGTCACACATCTGTGTCTTCCTGCATAGTCTTTGCTATTTTCACTGCTGACTCCGCCTTACTATTACTGACTCTGGTAGGGTGAGGACGTCACATGATGGAACTCCTAGGCTTTTGCAAACAATGCAAAGTCTTGACTCGTGAACTGGGGCTCATTATCCGTAACTACACCACTGTCAGGTATGTCATATCGGCTAAACTGCTGCTTACAACAGTCGATGATGCAAGCGGCTGTTGTGTCAATCACTTTCTTCACCTCCCAAAAATCTGAATAGTAGTCCACTATAATCAGCCAAGGAACGTTCTTTAGTGTGAACAGATCCATTCCCACTTTAGATCAAGGACGTGTTGGTTGTCATGTGGCTGCAGCGTTTCCTTTTGCTGCTTAGGTAGATTAGCATTACATATGCTGCACACAGCCACAAAATGTTTCATTTCTTGGGTCATGTTGGGACAGAATACTGAGTCTCTGGCATTCCTGAGACTGGCTTCGACCCCTGAGGGCCCAGCATGGATACGAGAGAGAATCATCGGGCGTAGAGTTTCTGGCACTACCATCCTGTCGCCTTTGTAGACGACCTCTTCCTGCATTGTGAGTTTGTCTCTGTATGTCCAGTAGTCCCTCACCAGGATGGGTGTACTCTTTCTTGTGTCCGGCCAGCCTCTTAGGATAAAAAAACGGAAGCATTCAAGAAGTCTTGTCCTCTATTGAGCTTTAATAGCATCCGGTGTCTGCGGGGAGATGTTTTGATCAGTAGCATGGTTCACATCTTCAACCTCAGCCTGTAGAGCATATACTGTCATTTGTCCAATATTGCAGGTGACTAGTTGTTGGTAGTGCTGCCCTGTACAAGAAATCTGCAATGTGAAGCTCTACTCCTTTCTTGTATACTGCCTGTAGTTGATAACGCTGAGGCTTTAACATCCTTTGAAGTCGCTTTGGGGCAGACAGAAGAGGTTTTTTGATGATAACATCAAGAGGTTTGTGATCAGTGTCCCCCGTGATAAAGGCCCCACCATGAAGGTATTGATCAAAACGGTCACAGGCAAACACTATGGCGAGGCACTCCTTTTCAAGTTGGGCATATCCTTCCTCTGTGGGTGACAATGTCCTTGAAGAAAATGCAATGGGCTGCCGCTTCTGCAGGAGAGCTGCCCCTAGGCCTTTGTTACTTGCATCACATTGTAGGGTCACTTCTTCAGAGGTCATAGTACCTCAGTATTGGTTGGTTGCTCCAATGCAGCCTCATGTTTAGGAAGCCATGCCCACAGCACAACTTTATTGGTCAGCCAACACAATGGCTCACATACGTCAGACAGTAATTTACAAAACCAAGCAGTCGCTGCACTGCTTTTGCGTCTGTAGGTGGGGGAATTTGCTGTACTGCCTCCACCTTCTAGGGTCTGGCTTCAGGCCTTCAGCTGTCAAAACATGTCCCATGTATGTAATACTGAGGTCTTTATTCAGCTTTCGATTAATTTCCCTTACTCTTTGTAAGAGCTGAGTCAGGTTGTGGTCATGGTCCTGTAGTGCTTCTTCCATCGTGGCACCACAGCCGTCTACCAGGATGTCATCAGCTATGACGCTTATTCCTGGCAGTCCCTGAAGTGCATCATGTTGATAAAGCTGATATTCCTCTGCAGCTGGTTTCACTCCAACAGGTAACCTTGTTCATCAGTATCTACCATTGTGGGTCCAAAATGTTCTGAGGTAACTACTATCTTCATTCAAACGTACCCTGCCAGTACCCATTTGTTACATCCATAACCAAAAAGATTTTTGCTTTTGGCAGGCTTGGCAGTATCTCTTCAATGGCAGGCATTTGGTAATGTGCCCTACATAAGGCTTTGTTCGGGGCACTTGGATCAAGGCAGACTCTTATTTTACCAGGCTTTTCCACCACAACCATGTTGCTTATCCACTTAGTAGGTTTGGTGACCTTCGTAATGACACCCTGTTCATCCATTGAATCAACAGCCTTCAGTATATTTTCCTTCAGTGGAATAGGGATTCAGCGAGGAAGCTGTTGAACTGGTCTAACAGACTCATCCACCACCAGGCAAAGCTCACCTGGCAGAGCCCCCATCCCTTCAAAAATGTCCTCAAACTGTTTCAGTATTGCCTCAGGTGTTCAAGTCTGATGGGGCCTTTTGTTTTTCTTTAGTGCTGACATGATGAATGTTGGTGTTTGAGCTGTAGCAACTTAAGCTTTTCACATGTTTCTGCTGAAAGGAGAGGCGTTTGCAAGGTTTTCACCACTTGGAATTTTAGCACATGTTTCCCCATCATGATTGGCTTGTAGTTCACACTCCCCTACTGGTGTAATAACGGAGCCACCATATCTTGCTTGGTTGTGGCTTTGCATCTCCATCCTGCAGTACTTGCATAAAGTCtctgtagttgtgtatattaacAGTTGAGCCACTGTCTAGCTGGCGTTTGATAGTGCTGCTTGGATTAAATCAGTTACCATTTATCTGTGCAACTTTGAACATAATTGTTCAAAGTCTTATGTATAGCATGTCCACTTCATCAGCATTATGATCACTGCATGTATCATGTTCTAGCAGATTGACAGGCTTACCCTGTCTGCACACTTTAGCAAAATGTTTAATTTTATTTGACATAATTAGCATATAACCCAATATGTGGGGCATTTGGCTTTTGCGTGTGTAGATCCACAGTACATGCATCCATGTTTAGTATTTTTCTGCCTTTATCAATGTTTGATAAAATGGTTTCCATTTTTTATCGACATGGTCTCTATTTGTTCCGTGTGGCATAATTGAGATTCTGTTCATTTTTAAAAATTGGATCTGTTCGCTTGCTCTACATAAATCTATGGCTTTGGTCAGCGTAAATTGGGTTTCGCGTGGCATACTTGATCTTACCTTTACAGCCAATCACAAGTTTGTCTCTGATCATTTCGTCTCTCATTGACCCAAAATCACATAAATCAGACAATTGACGCAGCCTCATAACACATTGACCCGACATCTCTGCTTGAGTTTGTTCACGTGTTAAAAACAAATATTTCATAAATCACATTGAGTGGGTTCAAAATGTCAAGGATTTTCTTTGGATTTGCTCTATCCTCTTCCCCCAGATCTAGGTGACGCTGAAGCATATGGTGCTCATTTTTATCTAAACCTGTAGGAATTTTATAATTTTCCCACTGATCACGGAAAAACTGGTTGTTTTGATACAAATCGCCTTTCATATCCATGGCATAGGCACCGGAATTTGACTGCCACTGCAGGCTTGTCGTCCTCGCTCACTTGTTTGCGTTTATCCGATAGTGATTACATTGTCCACATACCTTATCCCATTTTCCTTAGTGCTTGGCTTTGGGTTCacacttctgacaccatgttatgTGTATGTGAATAACTAGCGTCGGAGAGTTAAGTAAAATGCAAGTATAATCATTTACTCAGGTATTACATGTGACAGGTCACAACATCTGAATCAGACACTCAATGTCCCTGTTTATATATCCTAGATAGGTGCCCCACTAGCACCATCTCTAGGTTGGCATTACGCCCATTATCTTAATCTTCTTGGTGAGGGTTCCCCAGGTTGGGTCACAGTCCTTCATCTCCACTTGTCTTTTGggtgtctctcttcccatcaggTGCCCCAGTTTAGGGCAATCATAGTGTGCATGTCAGGTGGTAGACATTAAAACATCCATCCATACAtacaaaaaaaataacatttgaaaATGAAAGCACAGGGTAGTACAAAGTACTTCATTTATTTACAGTTTTTAAAAGTACACAAATGGGAGATAAAGGAATATTCTTAGAGCTGGTAGCTTAGTTAATTACACAGGAGGGTGAGTCAGTGATTGACCAAACTGGCCCTGAGTCAAACCAGAAAGGACTAGTCAATAATGAGCTCAGCATTAAACAGTCCTATAGAGCTGAACCATGGCAACAGTTCAGCTGTGCCCGCCCTTAAATCTCATCATCTTGCTGATTGAAATTATCCTCAGAGGTCAAATTGAATATCCCAAACTCTTGCTCCACTCTTTGCTGAGAACCAGTAAAGACATGGCGTGTTACTCTGCCCAGGCCTTGCCAGCGCATGCTAGATCTTACAACGCATCAGCTAACCACATTATCGATCACTGGTCGatgcatgcaacgtctgagcaggggaacaTGACCATCAACTGGAACGTCCAAGGCCATAGCCCACCCAAGTGAAGTGTAAATCGGTTCTTTTATCAGGGAATAGATGAAGTAATGACAGTGGTTTAGTCAACTGCTTCTAGCCACATCAGTGCAGGACCATTTTACTTCTCAAAACATGTAAAAATAACACCAGTGTTCACATGGAGCCAGTAAGTAATTGTGAGCCATTCActcaaaaacaaatgatagtgtaAAATGGCAGCCATTTAACAGACACTCAAGTCTCTGGGTATCTGGTGTATTTGAGGAACTCCAACTAAAACAATCCTGCACTTCATCTTTGTGGACAGACAAGGCAAAAGCCTGGGAACAGACAATGATTGACAGCCCAAAACAGACCGATTATAGGACAGTGATGTCCCACTTTAGAGCAGCCCCAAGTGAGACCTACGGTCAGAAACCCAAATTCACCACAATAAGGAAACCAAAAAGGGAAAAAGCTGAAACATTTCACATCTTCATTAAAATACAATTTCACAGCCTAGAAACAATACAAATAACATAATGAGAATGTAGATCTGTACAGTAGACCATGAGGCAGTCTGACTCAGTGTGTGAAGAGGAAACCTTATCAGGGGCCCCTCCATAACACATACAACTTGAGGGATGTTGATCATAGAACTCCATAAAGACAACAGACTTCAAATGTGGTTTAGAGTTGAAACCCTCCACCTGACTCATACACCTCAGCTTGGTCAAAGGGATGTCCAGTGTTAAAACATGCAAATAGTATATATTACAAATGGCTTTAGAGTTACAGATCAGGGCTGTGAAAACAAAAGCCTGCTGGTGGTCAGAGAAAAGAGGTCTGTAAATAAGTACAAATGAAAAACCAAAACTGATCCATTTCAAATAGAGCCGCAATCATCGATTAGCTCTTTTCATACCAGATTTATCGATTAGGGTTATTTAGTAATGTACTGTGGGAGTAGAAATTGGTGTCTATTGACAAAGTGCCATGGATGATAAGTAGTAACCATGGCGATAACGGTGGCGGTTGTTGTCGTTCCATTTGTCGTCTTAATTAAATCTGTTAGATCGCCATGGCAGCAAAGACCACGGCCTCTGCACAGACGTTTAAAATGTCTCCCAGAAAAAAGGTTGCAGATGTGGTCTGTAGTTCAGAGATTCTTTATCAAAACGATTGTAAGTGTTTGGGAGAGAGTACAAGGAAATCAAGGGCGAGCGGGAAAGGAACAAGAGATCTAGTGGGGAAAAAGAGAGGATCAACCAGAGAACGCCAGGTcaggagaggaaagaggtgaTCTTCCGAAGTAGTTAGGCTGGCTGGCAGCTGATTGGTTGAGCCAGGCTTGGTGCAGTCCTCCGCTGTGCCAGGTGCATTGTGGGTATTGTCTCATCGAGGCGCTGCAGAGTGGAGGccaccagggatcataccaggcaccatctgagagaaagagaaacttTTATACTTGCAGGCAGGGATCTCTACTCTAGCTTCTCTGCATGGAATCTCCATCTTATCATTCATTATACTTCATTCTCTTCTGCACTTAAAATGTCATTAAAAATACCAGACGTACAATATTCTTCATAAGGTTCAAGACATGCATGAAGGGTTGAAAATAGCTTCATCTTGTCATATTtctcagtagcagcagcagtatttcTGAGTAGTGCAGCAGATATGCTGAGGGTGATAGATGAGGGTAGGCAGCGTTGGGCCACCTCATCACATGGCTTTAGTCTGGTGCATCATTCACACGTCAGAAAAATACAACTCAATTCAGTATTCACCAGAGTTTACGCTTTCAGCCGTGGCGAACCTAAACTGTAGCTTGAGGAGAATCTCTGGAGATTTATGAAAAACCATGCAGCATTGAGCAGTGGTAAAAGTCAAGGGAGAGAGGGTTTGAAGGACACTAGAGAGTTAGGAGCAGTATAGGACCTAATGCAGTCACATGCTGGAGAACGTCAGACAGGCATCAGCACAGTCCAACAAGTCACGCGCACTGAGCGGAGGATAGGTCACAGGTCACAGAGCTAGGTGGGGTGACAGCCAGGAATAAGGGAAACATTAATTCCCCACGTGTATTTGTTATCACAAGGCTGGAATGCAGCACTCCAGTTCTCAAGGGCTGCAGTGTATGATATGAAGACTCACACACTGATCAGTACGCTATGAAAGGGAAGAGTCTGGCCTGCTGAAGTCTAGCTCCTATTGTCATCAGCGATATTAGCTGCTAACATTGAAGCTACTTGTCTCCAGTGATCACATGGTCTCAACCCCCTTTCATAGTGTaacagagaggaatggagagccTGCAGACAGACAGTGCTGCCCAATAACACAGGAGACGTGCATCCCTGGTGCTTAAGGACAAAGCGCCAGCCTGAGCGGGACTCACCTAGTGTGGCCATCGGGCCATCACACGAGGATGTGGCGAGCCTCTACTTGTCGTGATGATCGAAGGGAATGCTATTCTGGGGTtggggggggaaggagggagagagaaggccatAGGGCAAGTCAGACAAGTGGATCTGGGTCTGTAGTATTGGATGCTTACCGTCACACCAATGCCCTGGGAGTGGGAGATAAAAAACTCCCATGACCACCTGGTGGAAACATTAAGACATGGGCAAGGAGAGTGGGGAGATGTTGACGCTGCCCAAGGAGAGTGGGGAGATGTTCAGGGTTTCCTCTCAATCCTGGTGTAGATTTCCTTCCCCTTCTTATCCTTGTCTTGTTTTGGCAGGCTAACGCCAGGGCCCTTTACATAGCTAGCTGAAGTTCCTCCCTCCAATAAACAGCTTTATGTTCATTCATGTTTTAAAAGATTATGTTGATGTGATCCTGGCCTTACTGATGCACTGCTAGACATATAGCTACTCTTACTGACATTTGAAGACAGTCAGGACATTCCTGCTTCAAGTTGACTATAGACAACTTCATTAGTTATGTGTTGCATATTTCTCTGCAGGAGTGGGTCACGATGGGGCATGGTCGTATGAGTTTAAGGGTCATGTGGTGAGGCCCGAGGGggtgacactagggatggggcGAGCTTGTACCTGTGAGGTGGACATGCGGGAGGTGTCCTGGTGTCCCGTCAGATCGGACGAGGAGACGTTAACGGGAGCTCCCCGGTGAAGCCGCATGCTCACTTTCCTCTCCCGCTCCATACCAGACACCGGGCGTGGAGACGTGTTGGCTAGAGAGGAGAAATAAATACTATAAATACTATGCTCCCTGACCATGACAAGACAATAGTCAAGCACATTGTTACGTAATCCATACATCTAGGCGTGTGTCAGAAACACTAACCTGTGTGTGAGGGGTTTAAGATGTGTGTCAGAAACACTAACCTGTGTGTGAGGGGTTTAAGATGTGTGTCAGAAACACTAACCTGTGTGTGAGGGGTTTAAGATGTGCGTCAGAAACACTAAcctgtgtgtgaggtgggtgtGAGGGGTGTAGGCGGCGCCGTGTCCTGTGTTCCTCGGGGTCGTCCTGAGGCGGCAGGGAGTCCCCTGGCCCCGGGGTTCCTGCTGTGTCTCAAcctatcctctctgtccctccgcTCCCGCTCCGCCTCCTCTGCTGCACGGTTGGCCCCCTTGGAATTAGGGGCAGTCAGAAGGATAGAAATGGAGACTAGATCAGAAAGCTGCCGCTGAGGTACCATTAGCTAATGGTTAAGAGGACTAATGTGTAATAAATCATTAATATGTTTCATCCTGGTTAATTAACAATTTAGAGGCAGTACTCACAAACTTGAGCATGTTCCAGTCAAAGACGTAGTCATAAGAGAAGCCCTGTCTGTGGAACAGGTTCCTGAACAGCTGTCTGAGGTACGAGTAGTCTGGCTTGTCGTCGAACCGCAGAGAACGACAGAAGTTCAGGTAGGTGGAGAACTCAGCTGTGAGGAGGAAGAAAAGTGTTACTTTTAATCAGAATACTTTCTCGTCATCTTTTAATCAGAATAATTTCTCGCCATCTTTTAATCAGAATAATTTCTCATAGGGAAGGGAAATTATTTCCATGTTTACAGAGTCACAGCATGATCTCTTTGTAGAGAGGTGCAGAAAGGACAAGACAAATGGACAGAAACACTCCAAGAGTATATTGTTACTACATGACAAGCACAGAAACCCTTAGTAAACTATAACCAGGATGGAGTAAATGTAGAAAAATCACATTACTCACAGGGGTATCCCTTGCAGAGCACCTCGATGGGGGTGGACATTTTCTTCTCACTGATGCGTTCGTACTTCTGCCTCTTGGTGGCGGCCTTGAGGCCCTGCCAGGGCAGAGAGCCCAGGTTGAAGTACATCAGGACATAACCCAGAGACTCCAGGTCATCACGACGAGACTGTTCTGCAGAGGGAGATGAGAAAAAAGGATCCTTTCCAGATCTGACATGATCGAAGGAAAGTGCTCCACTATGAGGCTTGTGCTGAGGATTGTGCGCGCATGTGATCAACCTCTagatgtgagtgtatgtgtgcgaCCTACCTATCCCCAGGTGTGTGTTGATGGATGCGTAGCGCGCGGTGCCGGTCAGGTTCTTGTTCTCGCGGTAGGGGATGTGCTGATGTGTGCGGGCGTCGCGGTACTTCTTGGCCAGGCCAAAGTCGATGATGTACACCAGGTTGCCCTTCTTGCCCAGGCCCATCAGGAAGTTGTCAGGCTTCACATCTCTGTGGATGAAGTTCTTAGAGTGGATGTACTCAATCCGGCtgatctggagaagagaggagagcaggggtgGCCACTACACCGCCTTGACAGCTTCACTTTGCGCTTCTAATTTGTTAGCAGATTTTATAGCACATAGTGGCCATAACTGTAGAAGATACAGAGGACCCTAATAGCCAGCATAAGAGCTGAGGATTTAATGGTCAGTTGTGTCTCACCATCTGGTCAGCCAGCAGCAGGACAGTCTTGAGGCTGAACTTGCGGGAGCAGAAGTTGAACAGGTCCTCCAGACTGGGGCCTAGCAGCTCCATCACCATCACGTTGTAATCTCCCTCTGCTCCACACCACTTTATGGACGGGATGCCCACTGTAGGGAATGGAAGGGAGAGTGTGATTTGTAAGGATACCCACTCGTAGGgaatggaagggagagagtgatttGTAAGGATACCCACTCGTAGGGAATGgaagggagcctagtggttagagcgttggactagtaaccggaaggttgcgagttcaaacccccgagctgacaaggtacaaatctgtcgttctgcccctgaacaggcagttaacccactgttcccaggccgtcattgaaaataagaatatgttcttaactgacttgcctggttaaataaaggtaaataaaataaagtagggaatggaagggagagagtgatttGTAAGGATACCCACTCGTAGGGAATGGAAGGTACAAATTTGT is a genomic window containing:
- the LOC124038590 gene encoding casein kinase I isoform X5, producing MELRVGNRYRLGRKIGSGSFGDIYLGTDISVGEEVAIKLECVKTKHPQLHIESKIYKMMQGGVGIPSIKWCGAEGDYNVMVMELLGPSLEDLFNFCSRKFSLKTVLLLADQMISRIEYIHSKNFIHRDVKPDNFLMGLGKKGNLVYIIDFGLAKKYRDARTHQHIPYRENKNLTGTARYASINTHLGIEQSRRDDLESLGYVLMYFNLGSLPWQGLKAATKRQKYERISEKKMSTPIEVLCKGYPSEFSTYLNFCRSLRFDDKPDYSYLRQLFRNLFHRQGFSYDYVFDWNMLKFGANRAAEEAERERRDREDRLRHSRNPGARGLPAASGRPRGTQDTAPPTPLTPTSHTANTSPRPVSGMERERKVSMRLHRGAPVNVSSSDLTGHQDTSRMSTSQNSIPFDHHDK
- the LOC124038590 gene encoding casein kinase I isoform X3 produces the protein MELRVGNRYRLGRKIGSGSFGDIYLGTDISVGEEVAIKLECVKTKHPQLHIESKIYKMMQGGVGIPSIKWCGAEGDYNVMVMELLGPSLEDLFNFCSRKFSLKTVLLLADQMISRIEYIHSKNFIHRDVKPDNFLMGLGKKGNLVYIIDFGLAKKYRDARTHQHIPYRENKNLTGTARYASINTHLGIEQSRRDDLESLGYVLMYFNLGSLPWQGLKAATKRQKYERISEKKMSTPIEVLCKGYPSEFSTYLNFCRSLRFDDKPDYSYLRQLFRNLFHRQGFSYDYVFDWNMLKFGANRAAEEAERERRDREDRLRHSRNPGARGLPAASGRPRGTQDTAPPTPLTPTSHTANTSPRPVSGMERERKVSMRLHRGAPVNVSSSDLTGHQDTSRMSTSQMVPGMIPGGLHSAAPR
- the LOC124038590 gene encoding casein kinase I isoform X4 is translated as MELRVGNRYRLGRKIGSGSFGDIYLGTDISVGEEVAIKLECVKTKHPQLHIESKIYKMMQGGVGIPSIKWCGAEGDYNVMVMELLGPSLEDLFNFCSRKFSLKTVLLLADQMISRIEYIHSKNFIHRDVKPDNFLMGLGKKGNLVYIIDFGLAKKYRDARTHQHIPYRENKNLTGTARYASINTHLGIEQSRRDDLESLGYVLMYFNLGSLPWQGLKAATKRQKYERISEKKMSTPIEVLCKGYPSEFSTYLNFCRSLRFDDKPDYSYLRQLFRNLFHRQGFSYDYVFDWNMLKFTAPNSKGANRAAEEAERERRDREDRLRHSRNPGARGLPAASGRPRGTQDTAPPTPLTPTSHTANTSPRPVSGMERERKVSMRLHRGAPVNVSSSDLTGHQDTSRMSTSQNSIPFDHHDK
- the LOC124038590 gene encoding casein kinase I isoform X2, translated to MELRVGNRYRLGRKIGSGSFGDIYLGTDISVGEEVAIKLECVKTKHPQLHIESKIYKMMQGGVGIPSIKWCGAEGDYNVMVMELLGPSLEDLFNFCSRKFSLKTVLLLADQMISRIEYIHSKNFIHRDVKPDNFLMGLGKKGNLVYIIDFGLAKKYRDARTHQHIPYRENKNLTGTARYASINTHLGIEQSRRDDLESLGYVLMYFNLGSLPWQGLKAATKRQKYERISEKKMSTPIEVLCKGYPSEFSTYLNFCRSLRFDDKPDYSYLRQLFRNLFHRQGFSYDYVFDWNMLKFTAPNSKGANRAAEEAERERRDREDRLRHSRNPGARGLPAASGRPRGTQDTAPPTPLTPTSHTANTSPRPVSGMERERKVSMRLHRGAPVNVSSSDLTGHQDTSRMSTSQHSLRSSRQVEARHILV
- the LOC124038590 gene encoding casein kinase I isoform X1; this translates as MELRVGNRYRLGRKIGSGSFGDIYLGTDISVGEEVAIKLECVKTKHPQLHIESKIYKMMQGGVGIPSIKWCGAEGDYNVMVMELLGPSLEDLFNFCSRKFSLKTVLLLADQMISRIEYIHSKNFIHRDVKPDNFLMGLGKKGNLVYIIDFGLAKKYRDARTHQHIPYRENKNLTGTARYASINTHLGIEQSRRDDLESLGYVLMYFNLGSLPWQGLKAATKRQKYERISEKKMSTPIEVLCKGYPSEFSTYLNFCRSLRFDDKPDYSYLRQLFRNLFHRQGFSYDYVFDWNMLKFTAPNSKGANRAAEEAERERRDREDRLRHSRNPGARGLPAASGRPRGTQDTAPPTPLTPTSHTANTSPRPVSGMERERKVSMRLHRGAPVNVSSSDLTGHQDTSRMSTSQMVPGMIPGGLHSAAPR